The proteins below are encoded in one region of Knoellia sp. S7-12:
- the prfA gene encoding peptide chain release factor 1 has translation MFESAEALAQEHATLEREMGDPAIASDPDQLREINKRYAALGPTVAAYAVWQLATDDLETARELATEDAGFAAEVPGLEATATDAADRLRRLLIPRDPDDDRDVIVEVKAGEGGEESALFAGDLLRMYLRYADQRGWRTEVLGSTETDLGGFKDVQVSVKSKKVPQPGEGPWARLKYEGGVHRVQRVPVTETQGRIHTSAAGVWVMPEAEEVEVEIHANDLRVDVFRSSGPGGQSVNTTDSAVRLTHLPTGTVVICQNEKSQLQNREAAMRVLRARLHQMAMDEANAASADIRASQVRTVDRSERIRTYNFAENRISDHRTGFKAYNLDTVLGGELDPVVESAMAADEAARLAALGEGTA, from the coding sequence ATGTTCGAGTCCGCCGAAGCTCTCGCCCAGGAGCACGCCACGCTCGAGCGCGAGATGGGTGACCCGGCGATCGCCTCCGATCCAGACCAGCTCCGCGAGATCAACAAGAGGTATGCCGCGCTGGGACCGACGGTGGCGGCATACGCCGTCTGGCAGTTGGCCACCGACGACCTCGAAACGGCTCGCGAGTTGGCCACCGAGGACGCTGGGTTCGCGGCCGAGGTCCCGGGGCTGGAGGCGACCGCCACCGATGCCGCGGACCGGCTCCGCCGCCTGCTCATTCCGCGCGATCCCGACGACGACCGCGACGTCATTGTCGAGGTCAAGGCAGGAGAGGGCGGCGAGGAGTCCGCGCTCTTCGCCGGCGACCTGCTGCGCATGTATCTCCGCTACGCCGACCAGCGCGGCTGGCGCACCGAGGTCCTCGGCTCGACCGAGACCGACCTCGGCGGATTCAAGGACGTGCAGGTCAGCGTCAAGTCCAAGAAGGTTCCCCAGCCGGGTGAGGGACCGTGGGCCCGGCTCAAGTACGAAGGCGGCGTGCACCGCGTCCAGCGCGTCCCCGTGACGGAGACCCAGGGCCGCATCCACACGAGCGCTGCCGGCGTCTGGGTCATGCCGGAGGCTGAGGAGGTCGAGGTCGAGATCCACGCCAACGACCTGCGCGTCGACGTCTTTCGCTCCTCCGGCCCGGGTGGGCAGAGCGTCAACACCACCGACTCTGCGGTGCGGCTCACCCACCTCCCGACCGGCACTGTCGTCATCTGCCAGAACGAGAAGTCCCAGCTGCAGAACCGCGAGGCCGCGATGCGCGTCCTGCGAGCACGGTTGCATCAGATGGCGATGGACGAGGCGAACGCAGCGAGTGCCGACATTCGCGCGAGCCAGGTGCGCACGGTTGACCGCAGCGAGCGCATCCGCACCTACAACTTCGCCGAGAACCGGATCAGCGATCACCGCACCGGCTTCAAGGCCTACAACCTCGACACCGTCCTCGGCGGTGAGCTCGACCCCGTCGTCGAATCGGCGATGGCGGCGGATGAGGCGGCCCGTCTCGCGGCCCTGGGCGAGGGGACCGCGTGA
- a CDS encoding Lrp/AsnC family transcriptional regulator codes for MPKNPHPLTPGPAPTAPPLLDEIDRSLVVALVADGRISNAALAREVGIAESTCVGRVRALRERGVITGVHAALDPTKMGRPLQAVIAIGLSGHDRAQVEAFGDEMAALPGVLSAFNISGADDFLVHVSAESPDQLRDFVLDNVSSRPGVSHVQTSLIFRAHTGRQSL; via the coding sequence GTGCCGAAGAATCCGCATCCCCTCACCCCCGGCCCGGCGCCGACCGCCCCTCCCCTGCTCGATGAGATCGACCGGTCACTCGTCGTGGCCCTCGTCGCGGACGGACGCATCTCCAACGCTGCTCTCGCCCGCGAGGTCGGCATCGCGGAGTCGACCTGTGTCGGGCGGGTGCGGGCACTGCGCGAGCGCGGCGTCATCACCGGCGTCCACGCCGCCCTCGACCCCACCAAGATGGGGCGTCCCCTTCAAGCCGTGATCGCGATCGGACTCTCGGGCCACGACCGGGCTCAGGTCGAGGCGTTCGGCGATGAGATGGCGGCGCTCCCCGGCGTGCTGTCGGCGTTCAACATCAGTGGAGCCGACGACTTCCTCGTCCACGTCAGCGCCGAGTCCCCCGACCAGTTGCGCGACTTCGTCCTCGACAACGTCTCGAGCCGACCAGGCGTCTCTCACGTCCAGACCTCGCTGATCTTCCGCGCCCACACCGGTCGGCAGAGCCTGTGA
- a CDS encoding PLP-dependent aspartate aminotransferase family protein produces the protein MVVMRADSMMQCPDLATTAVHAGREDLTALGLHVPMIDLATTYPMPTIEDGGTAYDVLAAGERPDGQATLVYQRLWNPGVDRFERAVAALEGADASVAFATGMAALTATLLAAVAAGTPHIVAVRPLYGGSDHLLASGLLGTTVSWATPETVGSAIRHDTGLVILETPANPSLELVDIAAVVAQAGDVPVAVDNTFATPVLQQPMRHGATLVLHSATKFMGGHGDVMGGVVAANHEWTARLRQVRAITGAVLHPLAAYELHRGLQTIHVRVRAQQASAAVVAAWLAERVEVSRVLYPGLPGGDPLGLVGTQLSGPGALVAFRLAGGYAAASALLGGLELVTHAVSLGGVDSLIQHPASLTHRIVSADARPDADLLRLSVGLECVDDVIADLDKAFANLP, from the coding sequence ATGGTCGTCATGAGAGCTGATTCCATGATGCAGTGTCCCGATCTGGCGACGACAGCGGTCCATGCCGGCCGTGAGGATCTCACCGCGCTCGGGCTGCATGTCCCGATGATCGACCTGGCCACGACATATCCGATGCCGACGATCGAAGACGGCGGCACGGCATACGACGTGCTTGCTGCTGGGGAGCGGCCGGATGGTCAGGCCACACTCGTCTACCAGCGCCTCTGGAACCCCGGCGTGGATCGCTTCGAGCGGGCTGTCGCCGCGCTCGAAGGAGCCGACGCTTCGGTCGCGTTCGCCACCGGGATGGCTGCGCTCACCGCCACCCTGCTCGCAGCCGTGGCTGCCGGCACGCCCCACATCGTCGCGGTGCGACCGCTGTATGGCGGCTCCGACCACCTGCTCGCGTCGGGGCTGCTCGGGACGACGGTCTCCTGGGCCACGCCCGAGACGGTCGGCAGCGCCATCCGGCACGACACGGGTCTGGTGATTCTCGAGACACCCGCAAACCCATCCCTCGAGCTCGTCGACATCGCGGCCGTCGTGGCGCAGGCGGGTGATGTGCCAGTGGCCGTCGACAACACCTTTGCGACGCCGGTGCTCCAGCAGCCGATGCGCCACGGCGCGACTCTGGTCCTCCACTCGGCCACCAAGTTCATGGGTGGGCACGGCGACGTGATGGGTGGCGTGGTGGCGGCCAACCACGAGTGGACGGCGAGGCTGCGCCAGGTCCGGGCCATCACGGGTGCGGTGCTGCATCCCCTCGCTGCCTATGAACTGCATCGCGGTCTGCAGACCATCCACGTTCGGGTGCGAGCGCAGCAGGCGTCGGCCGCGGTGGTGGCAGCCTGGCTGGCCGAGCGGGTCGAGGTGTCACGCGTGCTCTATCCGGGATTGCCCGGTGGTGACCCACTCGGGCTCGTGGGCACCCAGCTGTCGGGACCCGGGGCGCTGGTCGCCTTCCGCCTTGCGGGTGGGTATGCCGCGGCCTCGGCTCTGCTCGGGGGCCTCGAGCTCGTGACCCATGCGGTGTCGCTCGGCGGTGTCGACAGCCTGATCCAGCATCCGGCGAGCCTCACCCACCGCATCGTGTCCGCAGACGCCCGACCTGATGCCGACCTGCTCCGCCTCTCTGTCGGGCTCGAATGCGTCGACGACGTCATCGCCGACCTCGACAAGGCCTTCGCCAACCTCCCCTGA
- the rho gene encoding transcription termination factor Rho has translation MTDTTTLEASAASGQSPRRSGSLTAMRLAELQGLASSMGISGTAKMRKGDLVAAIKSRQNGDSGPAATSDAASSAASSAPSSAPSQRRSRRASSSGQGAPKSEAATSEALTSEAPEVAAESSTPREERADREERADREERADRAERPDRAERPERTDRAEGHEAPVEARNGQGREAREQRGSNREQRERNNERSDRNQDQAGERNNERSDRNQGQGNRQQGQTQAAQDQDQNSDDDEGGRSGRRRRNRNRSRDRDKRRTPTQGGETQAENEQQIGDDDVLVPVAGILDILDNYAFVRTSGYLPGDNDVYVPLGMVKRHNLRKGDAVVGATKAPHDGEEPQQQTVGTRNNRAKYTPLARLDTVNGQNPDDARARVEFGKLTPLYPQDRLRLETDPGILTTRIIDLVAPIGKGQRGLIVAPAKAGKTMVMQAIANAITTNNPEVHLMVVLVDERPEEVTDMQRAVKGEVIASTFDRPAEDHTTVAELAIERAKRLVEMGHDVVVLLDSITKLGRAYNLAAPASGRILSGGVDSAALYPPKKFFGAARNIEDGGSLTILATALVETGSRMDEVIFEEFKGTGNMELKLDRGLSNRRIFPAVDINNSGTRREEILLAPEELKIMWKLRRVLAALDSQQAIELLLDRLRKSKTNYEFLKQVQQNSSIRLEDEDDDKA, from the coding sequence GTGACAGACACCACCACCCTTGAGGCATCTGCGGCATCCGGGCAGAGCCCGCGCCGATCGGGCTCACTGACGGCCATGCGCCTCGCCGAACTCCAGGGTCTTGCCTCGAGCATGGGCATCTCCGGCACCGCCAAGATGCGCAAGGGCGACCTCGTCGCCGCCATCAAGTCTCGGCAGAACGGCGACAGCGGTCCCGCCGCGACGTCCGACGCCGCGTCCTCTGCCGCGTCCTCTGCTCCGTCCTCCGCCCCCTCGCAGAGGCGTTCGCGTCGTGCCTCCTCGTCGGGCCAGGGGGCCCCGAAGTCAGAGGCCGCGACGTCAGAAGCCCTGACTTCAGAGGCCCCGGAGGTGGCGGCCGAGTCGTCCACGCCTCGCGAGGAGCGCGCCGACCGCGAGGAGCGCGCCGACCGCGAGGAGCGCGCCGACCGCGCCGAGCGTCCGGACCGCGCCGAGCGTCCGGAGCGCACGGACCGCGCGGAGGGCCACGAGGCCCCTGTTGAGGCCCGCAACGGCCAAGGCCGCGAGGCACGCGAGCAGCGCGGTTCCAACCGGGAGCAGCGCGAGCGCAACAACGAGCGCTCCGACCGCAACCAGGATCAGGCCGGCGAGCGCAACAACGAGCGCTCCGACCGCAACCAGGGCCAGGGCAACAGGCAGCAGGGCCAGACTCAAGCCGCCCAGGACCAGGACCAGAACAGTGATGACGACGAGGGCGGCCGCAGTGGTCGTCGTCGCCGCAACCGCAACCGCAGCCGTGACCGCGACAAGCGTCGTACCCCCACGCAGGGTGGCGAGACGCAGGCCGAGAACGAGCAGCAGATCGGCGACGACGACGTGTTGGTCCCCGTCGCCGGCATCCTCGACATCCTCGACAACTACGCGTTCGTCCGGACCTCGGGCTACCTCCCTGGCGACAACGACGTCTACGTTCCGCTCGGGATGGTCAAGCGCCACAACCTGCGCAAGGGCGACGCCGTCGTCGGCGCGACGAAGGCACCCCACGACGGCGAGGAGCCGCAGCAGCAGACCGTCGGCACCCGCAACAACAGGGCGAAGTACACGCCGCTCGCGCGTCTCGACACAGTCAACGGCCAGAACCCCGACGACGCTCGGGCTCGTGTCGAGTTCGGCAAGCTGACCCCGCTCTACCCGCAGGACCGCCTGCGCCTCGAGACCGATCCGGGCATCCTCACGACGCGGATCATCGACCTCGTTGCCCCCATCGGCAAGGGCCAGCGTGGCCTCATCGTTGCTCCGGCCAAGGCCGGCAAGACCATGGTCATGCAGGCGATTGCCAACGCGATCACGACGAACAACCCTGAGGTTCACCTCATGGTCGTCCTCGTCGATGAGCGCCCTGAGGAAGTCACCGACATGCAGCGTGCGGTCAAGGGTGAGGTCATTGCCTCCACCTTCGACCGTCCCGCCGAGGACCACACCACGGTCGCCGAGCTGGCCATTGAGCGCGCCAAGCGCCTCGTCGAGATGGGTCATGACGTCGTCGTGCTCCTCGACTCGATCACCAAGCTGGGACGGGCCTACAACCTCGCTGCCCCGGCGAGCGGTCGCATCCTCTCCGGTGGTGTCGACTCCGCTGCGCTCTACCCGCCAAAGAAGTTCTTCGGTGCGGCGCGCAACATCGAGGACGGTGGCTCGCTCACCATCCTCGCGACGGCATTGGTCGAGACTGGCTCGCGCATGGACGAGGTGATCTTCGAGGAGTTCAAGGGCACCGGCAACATGGAGCTCAAGCTCGACCGTGGCCTGTCCAACCGACGCATCTTCCCGGCGGTCGACATCAACAACTCTGGCACGCGCCGCGAAGAGATCCTGCTCGCGCCGGAGGAGCTCAAGATCATGTGGAAGCTGCGTCGTGTCCTTGCGGCGCTCGACAGCCAGCAGGCCATCGAGCTCCTGCTCGACCGGCTCCGCAAGAGCAAGACGAACTACGAGTTCCTCAAGCAGGTCCAGCAGAACAGCTCGATCAGGCTCGAGGACGAGGACGACGACAAGGCCTGA
- a CDS encoding sugar transferase, whose product MRQRLLVGLAFADAALLIVALFVASFIVFQAQPFSDAVLAQTRGRGLLSIIAIAIISSLIGSALVGAVMPQGPPRPTYSRGALAALFAFFVISAQIVLGRPYYSRNHLFISLAIWLGLVLMLRLAMRLRAWTEHLVVVTSSDAIVRALDATPHVKVVGVIDPAATGPLPAPPVDTILTVDLSAPWSREITRYVSATSVAGREVRPLNEVYEEHTGRVPLDHLSEGWEIETSLLRKLPFLPFKHAVDLVLVVLTLPLWLPVVAVVALLVRVVDGGPVIFRQVRVGRRGELVELFKFRTMRADAEAQGARQATGDDPRITRLGAFLRSVRLDELPQFFNILRGELSLIGPRPEQVSFVEKYREAIPFYDQRHLVRPGITGWAQVRHGYAASEEETIEKLSYDFYYLKHMSPLLDLEVLARSVWTVASASGTKPKPARPSSEEAAALEVEAREQAEREQVELQAEREQVERDRQDRDS is encoded by the coding sequence ATGAGACAGCGACTCCTCGTCGGCTTGGCCTTCGCGGACGCCGCACTCCTCATCGTTGCGCTCTTCGTCGCGTCCTTCATCGTCTTCCAGGCCCAGCCCTTCAGCGACGCCGTCCTGGCCCAGACGCGGGGTCGAGGGTTGCTCAGCATCATCGCCATCGCGATCATCAGCTCGCTCATCGGCAGTGCGCTCGTGGGTGCCGTGATGCCCCAGGGCCCGCCCCGACCGACCTACAGCCGCGGGGCGCTTGCCGCCCTGTTCGCGTTCTTCGTGATCTCTGCCCAAATCGTGTTGGGGCGGCCCTACTACTCGCGAAACCACCTCTTTATCTCCTTGGCCATCTGGCTGGGCCTGGTGCTCATGCTCCGTCTCGCCATGCGGCTTCGGGCGTGGACCGAGCATCTGGTCGTCGTGACGAGCTCGGACGCCATCGTGCGAGCCCTTGACGCCACGCCCCACGTCAAGGTCGTCGGCGTCATCGATCCCGCAGCCACCGGGCCCCTGCCCGCCCCCCCGGTCGACACCATCCTCACCGTTGACCTCAGCGCCCCCTGGTCGCGAGAGATCACCCGCTACGTCTCCGCCACGTCCGTCGCGGGCCGCGAGGTGCGCCCGCTCAACGAGGTCTACGAAGAGCACACCGGGCGCGTCCCCCTTGACCACCTCTCTGAGGGGTGGGAGATCGAGACCTCCTTGCTGCGCAAGCTCCCCTTCCTCCCCTTCAAGCACGCCGTCGACCTCGTCCTCGTCGTGCTGACCCTCCCCTTGTGGCTACCTGTCGTCGCGGTCGTTGCCCTGCTCGTCCGCGTCGTCGACGGAGGCCCCGTGATCTTCCGTCAGGTGCGCGTCGGCCGGCGCGGCGAACTCGTCGAACTCTTCAAGTTCCGCACGATGCGCGCCGATGCCGAGGCCCAAGGTGCCCGTCAGGCCACCGGCGACGACCCGCGGATCACCCGACTCGGTGCCTTCCTGCGAAGCGTGCGGCTCGACGAGCTGCCCCAGTTCTTCAACATCCTGCGCGGCGAACTCTCCCTGATCGGGCCCCGGCCCGAGCAGGTGAGCTTCGTCGAGAAGTACCGCGAGGCCATCCCCTTCTATGACCAGCGGCACCTCGTGCGACCCGGCATCACGGGTTGGGCCCAGGTGCGCCACGGCTACGCGGCGTCGGAGGAGGAGACGATCGAGAAGCTCTCCTACGACTTCTACTACCTCAAGCACATGTCGCCGCTGCTCGACCTCGAGGTCCTCGCCCGCAGTGTCTGGACGGTGGCATCGGCCTCCGGCACCAAACCCAAACCGGCTCGCCCCTCCAGCGAAGAAGCCGCCGCGCTCGAGGTCGAGGCGCGCGAGCAGGCCGAGCGCGAGCAGGTCGAGCTCCAGGCCGAGCGCGAGCAGGTCGAGCGCGACCGGCAGGACCGCGACAGCTGA
- a CDS encoding GNAT family N-acetyltransferase — translation MSDLVQLRVLMFEAMGKATADLAAPEWLAATRDWFDSVLTRDDARILVAQVGGRVVSCGVAEVKRIGPSPGCPNGLTGVINNIATVTEVRGQGWGRRITEALVDWFDAETDVRRIDLFATADGARIYRDLGFSEVTFPAMQRRSPPRER, via the coding sequence GTGAGCGACCTCGTCCAGTTGCGGGTCCTCATGTTCGAGGCCATGGGAAAGGCAACGGCCGACCTCGCCGCACCCGAGTGGCTCGCCGCCACCCGCGACTGGTTCGACAGCGTCCTCACTCGCGACGACGCCCGCATCCTCGTCGCCCAGGTCGGCGGTCGGGTGGTGTCGTGCGGCGTCGCCGAGGTCAAGCGCATCGGACCGAGCCCGGGTTGCCCCAACGGCCTCACCGGAGTCATCAACAACATCGCCACGGTCACAGAGGTGCGCGGGCAAGGCTGGGGCCGGCGCATCACCGAGGCCCTGGTCGACTGGTTCGACGCGGAGACCGACGTCAGGCGCATCGACCTGTTCGCCACCGCTGACGGCGCCCGCATCTATCGGGACCTCGGCTTCAGCGAGGTCACCTTCCCGGCCATGCAGCGACGGTCACCACCGCGCGAGAGATGA
- a CDS encoding L-threonylcarbamoyladenylate synthase produces the protein MSPVFDCTTPEGRQDGIAKATAGVRQGDLVVLPTDTLYGIGADAFSPDAVQRLLDAKGRGREMPPPVLVPEVRTVDGLATDVPAYARALIERYWPGPLTLVFKAQPSLMWDLGDTGGTVAVRMPDNDVALELLKEVGPMAVSSANRTGQPASRTIIDAATQLGSSVEFYLDGGPVTGGLASTIVDCTHSEPTILRRGAIDADEILALAAEHLELPSDEAAEPTPVTEESSSDE, from the coding sequence ATGAGCCCCGTCTTCGACTGCACGACGCCCGAAGGGCGCCAGGACGGCATCGCCAAGGCGACCGCCGGAGTGCGCCAAGGGGATCTCGTCGTCCTCCCCACCGACACCCTGTACGGCATCGGTGCCGATGCCTTCTCGCCCGACGCGGTCCAGCGCCTCCTTGACGCCAAGGGCCGCGGACGTGAGATGCCGCCCCCGGTCCTCGTCCCGGAGGTCCGCACCGTCGACGGACTCGCGACGGACGTGCCCGCCTACGCGCGCGCCCTGATCGAGCGCTACTGGCCCGGTCCGCTGACGCTCGTCTTCAAGGCGCAGCCCTCCCTCATGTGGGACCTGGGCGACACCGGCGGCACGGTGGCGGTGCGCATGCCCGACAACGACGTCGCCCTCGAGCTCCTCAAGGAGGTCGGACCGATGGCCGTGAGCAGCGCGAACCGGACCGGACAGCCGGCCTCGCGCACCATCATCGATGCGGCGACCCAGCTCGGGTCGTCGGTGGAGTTCTACCTCGATGGCGGTCCCGTGACCGGTGGTCTGGCATCGACCATCGTCGACTGCACCCACTCCGAACCGACGATCCTGCGCCGAGGCGCGATCGACGCGGACGAGATCCTGGCCCTCGCGGCCGAGCACCTAGAGTTGCCGTCAGACGAGGCAGCTGAGCCGACACCAGTCACCGAGGAGAGCAGCAGCGATGAGTGA
- a CDS encoding AtpZ/AtpI family protein codes for MNDDRKFPKGVEGHEPFAKWHDDPELPSANARADALGATVIAYLLTGPAVFGAIGFGLDQLLGTGFIVVLGILAGMALSLYVIWLRYGTS; via the coding sequence ATGAATGACGACCGCAAGTTTCCCAAGGGCGTTGAGGGCCACGAGCCCTTTGCCAAGTGGCACGACGACCCCGAGCTGCCGAGCGCCAATGCCCGCGCTGACGCCCTGGGCGCCACCGTCATCGCCTACCTCCTGACCGGCCCCGCCGTCTTCGGCGCGATCGGTTTCGGACTCGACCAACTACTGGGCACGGGGTTCATCGTCGTGCTCGGGATCCTGGCCGGGATGGCACTGTCGCTCTACGTCATCTGGCTCCGGTACGGTACGTCGTGA
- the glyA gene encoding serine hydroxymethyltransferase, whose amino-acid sequence MSETFYGSDFGALEAYDPEIAGVLVSELDRLRGGLQLIASENMSSPAVLTSLGSTLSNKYAEGYPGRRYYGGCSEVDKAEVLAIERAKALFEADHANVQPHSGASANQAVYGAFMKPGETILAMSLPHGGHLTHGTKMSFSGKWFNALHYGVDKDTEDIDYAEVERLAKEHKPKVILAGGSAIPRLIDFEFFRRVADEVGAIFWVDAAHFIGLVAGKAIPSPVPYADVVSFTTHKVLRGPRSGAIVCKEEHKAAIDKAVFPMMQGGPQMHTIAAKATNFKECASPEYQTYAKQVIANAKVLAQTLSEKGIRPTTGGTDTHLSLHDLQPVAVTGVDAEARCDAAGITLNKNAIPFDPQKPNVASGIRVGTPCVTTQGMGEDEMRTIADLIARAVVGGDADPEHKVSKEVRAEVTDLVTRFPAYPR is encoded by the coding sequence ATGAGTGAGACGTTCTACGGTTCGGACTTCGGGGCCCTGGAGGCCTACGACCCCGAGATTGCGGGAGTGCTGGTGTCGGAGCTCGATCGCCTGCGCGGCGGTCTGCAGCTCATCGCGAGTGAGAACATGTCCTCGCCCGCCGTCCTCACCTCGCTCGGCTCGACGCTGTCCAACAAGTACGCCGAGGGCTACCCCGGGCGCCGTTACTACGGCGGGTGCTCCGAGGTCGACAAGGCCGAGGTCCTGGCCATCGAGCGGGCCAAGGCGCTCTTCGAGGCCGACCACGCCAATGTTCAGCCACACTCGGGCGCCAGCGCCAACCAGGCGGTCTACGGCGCCTTCATGAAGCCCGGCGAGACCATCCTCGCGATGAGCCTGCCGCACGGTGGCCACCTCACCCACGGCACCAAGATGTCGTTCTCGGGCAAGTGGTTCAACGCTCTCCACTACGGCGTCGACAAGGACACCGAGGACATCGACTACGCAGAGGTCGAGCGACTGGCCAAGGAGCACAAGCCCAAGGTCATCCTCGCCGGAGGGTCGGCGATCCCGCGGCTCATCGACTTCGAGTTCTTCCGCCGGGTGGCCGACGAGGTCGGGGCGATCTTCTGGGTCGACGCCGCGCACTTCATCGGTCTCGTCGCCGGCAAGGCCATCCCCAGCCCGGTGCCCTACGCCGACGTCGTCAGCTTCACGACGCACAAGGTGCTCCGTGGTCCGCGCAGTGGCGCGATCGTCTGCAAGGAGGAGCACAAGGCAGCGATCGACAAGGCGGTCTTCCCGATGATGCAGGGCGGTCCGCAGATGCACACCATCGCGGCCAAGGCCACGAACTTCAAGGAGTGCGCCTCTCCCGAGTACCAGACCTACGCGAAGCAGGTCATCGCCAACGCCAAGGTCCTGGCGCAGACGTTGAGCGAGAAGGGGATTCGCCCGACCACGGGTGGCACGGACACCCACCTCTCGCTCCACGACCTCCAGCCTGTGGCTGTCACCGGGGTCGACGCCGAGGCGCGTTGCGACGCAGCCGGAATCACCCTCAACAAGAACGCCATCCCGTTCGACCCGCAGAAGCCCAACGTGGCAAGTGGCATTCGAGTGGGGACGCCCTGCGTCACGACGCAGGGCATGGGTGAGGACGAGATGCGCACCATCGCTGACCTCATCGCCCGCGCTGTCGTGGGCGGCGACGCTGACCCGGAGCACAAGGTCTCCAAGGAGGTGCGCGCCGAGGTGACCGATCTCGTGACGCGCTTCCCGGCATACCCCCGCTGA
- the rpmE gene encoding 50S ribosomal protein L31, which yields MKKDIHPNYAETTVTCTCGASFTTRSTAESGAIHAEVCSQCHPFYTGKQKILDTGGRVARFQARYGKKADA from the coding sequence GTGAAGAAGGACATTCACCCGAACTACGCCGAGACCACGGTCACCTGCACCTGTGGCGCGTCGTTCACCACGCGCAGCACCGCCGAGAGCGGCGCGATCCACGCTGAGGTCTGCAGCCAGTGCCACCCGTTCTACACGGGCAAGCAGAAGATTCTCGACACCGGTGGCCGCGTTGCACGCTTCCAGGCTCGCTACGGCAAGAAGGCCGACGCGTAG
- the prmC gene encoding peptide chain release factor N(5)-glutamine methyltransferase: protein MSDLRDAVRDATRRLTEAGVGSPEHDAVALAAHALGVDSSEVRRLMILGGSVPEGYAALVAERASRVPLQHLTGRAWFRGLELEVGPGVFVPRPETEVVAGWAIDAAQACLDDGVPAPVVVDLCTGSGAIALSIKSEVPQAQVHAVEVSDLAVAWAQRNCERLALDVEIVHGDAVTAFEDLSEVDVVVSNPPYIPTTAEPIDPEVRDHDPHVALYGGSEDGLAIPRLVAARAVALLRSGGVLVMEHADSQGESLPAALQATGSWSHVEDREDLTGRPRATVAIRA from the coding sequence GTGAGCGACCTGCGTGACGCCGTCCGTGATGCCACCCGTCGCCTCACCGAAGCAGGCGTCGGCTCGCCGGAGCATGACGCCGTTGCACTCGCCGCGCACGCCCTTGGCGTCGACTCGAGCGAGGTGCGGCGGCTCATGATCCTCGGTGGTTCCGTCCCTGAGGGGTATGCCGCACTCGTCGCCGAGCGGGCCAGTCGCGTTCCGCTCCAACACCTCACCGGCCGGGCGTGGTTCCGTGGGCTCGAGCTGGAGGTCGGCCCGGGGGTGTTCGTGCCGCGCCCCGAGACTGAGGTGGTGGCGGGATGGGCGATCGACGCGGCGCAGGCCTGTCTCGACGACGGGGTCCCCGCTCCCGTGGTGGTGGACCTCTGCACCGGTTCCGGTGCCATCGCGCTGTCGATCAAATCCGAAGTACCGCAGGCGCAGGTGCACGCCGTCGAGGTCAGTGACCTTGCCGTGGCCTGGGCGCAACGCAATTGCGAGCGGCTTGCTCTCGACGTCGAGATCGTGCACGGTGACGCGGTGACGGCATTCGAGGACCTCTCCGAGGTCGATGTCGTCGTGTCGAACCCGCCCTACATCCCGACGACAGCCGAGCCGATCGACCCGGAGGTTCGGGATCACGACCCCCACGTCGCTCTCTATGGCGGGAGCGAGGACGGTCTGGCGATCCCGAGGCTCGTTGCGGCCCGGGCGGTCGCGCTTCTGCGCAGCGGGGGAGTGCTCGTCATGGAGCATGCCGACAGTCAGGGTGAGTCGCTCCCCGCGGCGCTGCAGGCGACCGGCTCCTGGTCGCACGTCGAGGATCGCGAGGACCTCACCGGACGACCCCGTGCGACAGTGGCGATCCGCGCCTGA